The following are encoded in a window of Panicum virgatum strain AP13 chromosome 5N, P.virgatum_v5, whole genome shotgun sequence genomic DNA:
- the LOC120673880 gene encoding probable choline kinase 2: MAPITEARWSAPPPRLRLPPPTCADGVAAAAAASSSFSCRYRRRLVALLRPPMAAADPPPRGGAAAPAPVLRRSPSIERIPEDARRILLRLAGELWGGDVDPGALAVSQLKGAMTNEVFRITWPGGEGDPRKVLVRIYGQGVEVFFDRADEVRTFECMSRHGQGPRLLGRFANGRVEEFINARTLSAADLRDPEISALIAKKLREFHDLDMPGPKDVSLWHRLRRWLEQARVRCSEEESKQFQLNKLGDEIALLEKVLSGFNQSVGFCHNDLQYGNIMIYEETRQVTLIDYEYASFNPVAFDIANHFCEMAADYHTSTPHVLDFAKYPDIEEQRRFVWTYLSSSGENPLDEEVENLLGLIAKYTLASHLFWGLWGIISAHVNKNIDFEYMEYARQRFDQYWQTKPRILGSN, from the exons ATGGCTCCGATCACCGAGGCGCGCTGGtcagcgcctcctcctcgcctccggCTGCCGCCACCGACCTGCGCCGAcggagtcgccgccgccgccgccgcctcctcctccttcagcTGCAGAT atcgccgccgcctcgtcgccctcctccgccccccgatggccgccgccgacccgccgccgcgcgggggtGCCGCGGCCCCCGCGCCCGTGCTGCGGCGGAGCCCCAGCATCGAGCGCATCCCGGAGGACGCGCGCCGCATCCTGCTCCGCCTGGCCGGCGAGCTCTGGGGCGGCGACGTGGACCCGGGCGCGCTCGCCGTGTCCCAGCTCAAGGGCGCCATGACCAACGAGGTCTTCCGGATCACCTggcccggcggcgagggcgaccCGCGGAAGGTGCTCGTGCGCATCTACGGCCAGGGCGTCGAGGTCTTCTTCGACCGCGCCGACGAGGTCCGCACCTTCGAGTGCATGTCGCGCCACGGCCAGGGGCCCCGCCTCCTCGGCCGATTCGCCAACGGCCGCGTGGAGGAGTTCATCAACGCCAGG ACGCTGTCTGCGGCGGATCTGCGCGACCCGGAGATATCAGCGCTGATAGCCAAGAAGCTGAGGGAGTTTCACGATCTCGACATGCCTGGACCCAAGGATGTCTCGTTGTGGCATAGGCTCAG GAGGTGGCTTGAGCAGGCTCGTGTCAGGTGTTCCGAGGAAGAGTCCAAACAATTTCAGCTGAATAAGCTTGGCGATGAGATTGCGTTGCTGGAGAAGGTGCTGTCAGGGTTCAATCAGTCAGTTGGATTTTGCCATAATGATCTGCAGTATGGGAATATTATGATATATGAAGAGACCAGACAAGTCACCCTGATT GACTACGAATATGCCAGTTTTAACCCTGTTGCATTTGACATTGCTAATCACTTCTGTGAGATGGCTGCTGATTACCATACATCAACACCTCATGTGCTGGACTTTGCAAAATATCCTG ACATTGAGGAGCAGCGAAGATTTGTTTGGACATACCTTAGCTCTTCAG GTGAAAATCCATTGGATGAGGAAGTTGAAAACTTACTAGGCTTGATTGCAAAGTATACTCTTGCAAGCCATCTCTTTTGGGGCCTTTGGGGAATAATCTCG GCGCACGTGAACAAAAACATCGACTTCGAGTACATGGAGTATGCAAGGCAACGCTTCGATCAGTACTGGCAGACAAAGCCTAGAATACTTGGATCCAACTGA